The Ahaetulla prasina isolate Xishuangbanna chromosome 4, ASM2864084v1, whole genome shotgun sequence genome has a window encoding:
- the LOC131197264 gene encoding uncharacterized protein K02A2.6-like, which translates to MKSLARSYVWWPLMDKDISDRVGKCQSCQESRSLPPTAPVREWEKPQGPWSRIHIDFAGPFHGQTFLIVVDAYSKWLEIILMKSTTAEAVTTVLRHLFVTHGLPDTLVSDNGPQFTANQFEEYLAGEGIRHVLSAPFHPATNGLAERFVRSTKEALSRISPGDWQTKIDIFLAVQHRTPCVTTGRSPAELLMGR; encoded by the coding sequence atgaagagtttagcgaggagttatgtatggtggcccttaatggataaggacatcagcgacagggtagggaaatgccaatcctgccaagagtcgaggtcgctaccccctacagccccagttagagagtgggagaaaccccaggggccttggtccaggattcacatagattttgcggggccgttccatgggcagacctttttaattgtagtagatgcctactcaaaatggttagaaataatcctcatgaaaagcacaacggccgaagcagtaaccacagtcctaaggcatctatttgtaacacacggcctgcccgacaccctagtctctgacaacggcccgcaattcacggcaaaccagtttgaggagtatttagcgggagagggcatcagacatgtcctctcggcgcctttccacccggcgacgaacggacttgcagaacgtttcgttcggagcaccaaggaagcgctatctaggataagtccaggcgactggcaaacgaaaatagacatttTCCTGGCCGtacaacataggaccccttgtgtaacaactggccgcagcccagcggaactcttaatgggcagg